DNA from Desulfuromonas sp. AOP6:
CTCCTCGATGGCAATTGCCCCGACTGCGGCCGGCCCACGGACAAGCTCAAGGAAGAGTCCTATTTCTTCCGCATGAGCAAATACCAGGAACAGCTGATTCGCCACATTGAGGAGCATCCTGACTTCATCCAGCCCAAAAGCCGGCGCAACGAGGTGCTCAACTTCATCAAGGAAGGCCTGCGGGACCTCTCCATCTCCCGCACGACTTTTTCCTGGGGAATTCCCGTGCCGGGGAATGAGGCTCACGTTATCTACGTGTGGTTCGACGCCCTGACCAACTACATCACCGCTCTCGGCTACCCCAACGACCCCGACGGCAACTTTGCCAAGTTCTGGCCCGTCGACGCCCACGTCATCGGCAAGGACATCCTGCGTTTCCACACCGTCTACTGGCCGACCTTCCTGCTGGCCGCCGGCGTGCCCCTGCCCAAAAAGGTCTTCGCCCACGGCTGGTGGACCGTCGAGGGGCAGAAGATGAGCAAAAGCCTGCGCAACGTGGTCGAACCCAACATGCTGATCGACAAATACGGGGTTGACGCCATCCGCTACTTCCTGCTGCGCGAAGTCCCTTTTGGGCTTGATGGCGACTTCTCCCATACCGCCCTCATCCATCGCATCAACTCCGACCTGGCCAACGATCTCGGCAACCTCATGAGCCGCAGTTCGGCCATGGTCAACAAATACTTTGACGGTGTTCTTCCTGAGCCGACGGCTGCCGACGACATGGACAAGCCCCTCCTCGACCGAATCCCCGAAACTCTGCGGGCCGTCGACGAGCACATGGACGCCATGGCCTTTAACAAGGCCCTGCAGCTGATCTGGGAACTCATCAGTGCCGGCAACAAATACATCGATGACACGGCACCCTGGGCTCTGGCCAAAGACGAGAGCAAACGGCCCCGACTCGGCACCGTCATGTATAATCTTATGGAAATTCAGCGTCTGGTCGCCCTGCTTATCGAACCCTTCATGCCCGATACGGCTGAGAAAATGGTGGAAATCCTCGGGATCGATCCGACCAGCCAGTCCCTCGAAGAAAAAGGCGTCTGGGGTGGCTTGCGCCCCGGTACCCGCATTCAGAAAGCGGCCCCCCTGTTCCCCCGTATCGAACAGGAATAATGGCCCCGCGTGGCTCACAGAAAACTTCGTTTTTCATCCCCAGGGGGCGCTTTTGGTGCCCCCTTGTTTTTCAAGAGAGATCGCTATGACCGAACAGCAGCCTTGGCTCATCGACACCCACGCGCATCTGGATCATGGACAATTCGATCACGACCGGGAGGAAGTCATCAGCCGGGCCCACGAAGAGGGCATCCGCTATATCCTCACCGTGGGTTGCGACCTGGAGAGCTCCCGACGGAACCTGGAGATCGCCGGAAAGCATCCGTTTATTTACGCCGCCGTGGGCGTTCATCCCCACGATGCCGCTCAGCTTGACGAAAAGGCTCTGACGCAGTTGCGCACCTGGATCCAGGAAGGCAGCAAGGTGGTGGCCGTGGGTGAAATCGGATTGGACTTCTACCGTGATCGTTGCCCCAGAGATATTCAGCGCCAGGCCTTTCGTCAGCAGATCCGTCTGGCCCGCGAGCTCAAAAAGCCCATTATCGTTCACGACAGGGACGCCCACGCTGAGGTGCTGCAGATCCTGACGGAGGAAAAGGCTGTTGAAGTCGGCGGCGTCGTCCATTGTTTCAGCGGCGATTTGGCCATGGCCCGCGCTTGCATCGAAATGGGTTTTCTCATCTCATTTCCCGGCTCCATCACCTACCCGAAAAACGAGGAAGTCCGCGATCTGATCCGGCAGATTCCCGTCGATCATTTTCTTGTCGAGACCGACTGCCCCTACCTGGCCCCCCAGCCTCGACGAGGGAAAAGAAACGAACCGGCCCTGGTCCGACATACAGCAGCAACCATCGCCGATATCAAGGGGTTATCGTTGCAGGATGTCTGTCGGGTCACCAATCTCAATGCCTCCAAGCTCTTCGGTATTGGCGAAGCGGACCAGGCAAGCCGCATCGCCTATCCTATCCGCGATGCCCTCTACCTCAACATCACCAACCGCTGCACCAACAGCTGCGCCTTCTGCGCCAAATTCAAGGATTTCACGGTCAAAGGCCATGGTCTGCAACTGGATCACGAGCCCTCCTCGGAGGAGATTATCGCCGCCATAGGTGATCCAGCCGGCTACAGTGAAATCGTCTTCTGCGGATACGGCGAACCCCTCATCCGCCTGGAGACCGTCAAGGAGGTGGCCGCCTGGCTCAAGGCCCGTGGCGCCAAAGTGCGCATCAACACCGACGGGCAAGCCAACCTGGTGCACGGCCGCGACGTTCTGCCTGAACTCAGGGGTCTGGTGGACGCCATTTCCGTCTCCCTGAACGCGGCCGACGCGGAAACTTACCAGCGCATCTGCCACTCCCAATTCGGCCTGCCGGCCTATGAGGGCGTCAAAAACTTTCTGCGTGAGGCTCCGGCCCATATCCCCTCGGTGACAGCCAGCGCCGTCGCCATGCCCGGCATCGACATGCAAGCCTGTGAGGCTGTAGCGCGGGAACTGGGAGTTGACTTCAGGGCGCGCCCTTATAACGATCTCGGCTGACCGCCGTCCAAACTCAAGACAAAAAAAAGAGCCTGTCAGTCACCTGGCAGGCTCTTTTTTTTGTCCTTAACGACGCGATCTTAATGGGGTGCCGCGGGTCCCCGCGCCTCACTCCCACCGGTGGTTTTATCGCCCTGGGGAAGAATGAGGTTGAGCAGTACCCCGAGAATCCCGGCCAGACCGATGCCTGAGAGAGTCACCGAACCCAAGGGGATACTCATCCCCCCTACCCCGAAAACGACCACGAGAGAAACAATGGCAAGATTGCGCGGTTCAAGAAGATCCTGCCCAGCGCGAACCAGGGTGTTGAGACCAACAACCATGATGGCGCCGAACAACAGCAACATGATTCCCCCCATGACAGGAACGGGAACCGACTGCAGAAGAGCTCCTACCTTGCCGACAAATGCCAGTACAATGGCCGCCAGAGCCGTCCAGGTCATAACGGCGGGATTATAAACCTTGGTCAGGGCCACGGCGCCCGTCACTTCTGAATAGGTGGTATTGGGTGGCCCTCCCAGCATGGAGGCCATGGAAGTAGCCAAACCATCTCCGAGCAGGGTTCGGTGAACACCAGGATCTTTCAAGTAGTTTTTCCCCGTCACTGAACTGACGGCCAGGACGTCACCAAAGTGTTCAATGGCCGGCGCGATAGCCACCGGGATCATAAACAGGATCGCCGCGGCATTCCATTCGGGCAAAACAAAATCAGGCACGGCCAGCCAGGCTGCCGCGGTGACACGAGAAAAATCGACGATGCCATAGAAAAGCGACAACAGGTAGCCAACCGCCAGTCCGCATAAAATCGGGATGAGCCGCACAACACCCCGACCAAAGAGAGAAGCCAGCAAGGTTGCTCCCAATGAGGCCATAGAGACGATAATGGCTGTCGAGCCGTCAACCAGAATGATGGCGCCATCCCCGGACTTGCCCAGAGCCATATTGACAGCGACAGGCGCCAGAATAAGTCCGATGACCATGATGACCGGTCCGGTGACAATGGGCGGGAAAATTCGGGCGATAGCCCGGGTGCCCCGCCAGCGCACGAACAGGCTGAGCAGGACATAAAAACCTCCGGCGGCCATAAGACCACACATGGTGGAGGCAATTCCCCAGGTCTGCACGCCATAGATGATGGGCGCAATGAACGCAAAGGACGAGGCCAGAAAGACGGGGACCTTGCCTCCGGTAATCCATTGGAACAGCAAGGTTCCGGCGCCGGCCGTAAAAAGAGCCACATTGGGATTGAGGCCGGTCAGCAAGGGCACCAGAACGAGCGCTCCGAAGGCGACAAAAAGCATCTGGGCGCCGAGCAGGCTGTCTTTTAGACGAAAACGATAATCCGTGGGAGAGGTTTGTTCAGTCATCCTGACCTTCCAGTTAAAGGGTCGAAAAAGGGGAACAGAAATTTACTTGGTTCCGAAGATCTTGTCCCCGGCATCTCCGAGACCGGGAAGAATGTAACCCTGTTCATTGAGTTTTTCGTCGACAGCAGCCACATAGATGTCCACATCGGGGTGGGCGGCCTGCAGTCGTTCGATGCCCTCCGGGGCGGCGACAAGAAAAAGCCCCTTGATTTTCTGGCAGCCCGATTTTTTCAGCATGTCAATGGCGGCCACCACGCTGCCGCCGGTGGCCAGCATGGGGTCGAGGACGAGGGCCGTCCTATCCGACATTCTGCGAGTGAACTTCTGGTAATAACTGACCGGCAACAGGGTTTCCTCGTCCCGGTAAAGGCCGATTACCCCGACCTTGGCCCCGGGAATCAGATCGAGAACACCGTTCAACATCCCCAGTCCCGCTCGCAGGATGGGAACGATGGTAATCTTTTTCCCCTTGATCTGTTCCACCTCGACCGGTCCGGCCCAGCCCTGCACGACGGCCGTTTCCGTCTCCAGGTCTTTGGTGGCCTCATAGGTGATCAGGCGGGCCACTTCAGAGGCTAGCTCCCTGAAATCCTTGGTGCTGATATTCTTTTTGCGCATGATCCCCAGTTTGTGCCGAACCAGGGGATGGGTCACTTCAATAACAGCCACGGCTGCCTCCTTGTATCGATTTGCCTCATCACTATCGTCTTTTCGGTGACCGAGAATATTGCAATGAGACCCAGGGGTCAAGAATATGTGGTAGCCGATGCTAAAAAAGGCACTTCCCGAAGGAGGTGCCTTTTAAAGAGCAGGGTGATCGCGGCGGTTATTTGCCGGATATTTTGGCCTTGCGTTCCTTAAGAACCTGGGCGTGGCGATCCTCTTCGGCAGCCAACCAGGAAAAAGCCTCCTTGCCGTCTTCAGTTCGTGCCTGCGCGGCGGCCTTGTGGAAATATTCGGCAAAGCGTTCTTCTGCTTCGATGGCGAGGTCCAGGGCTTCCAGGTCGGAATTGTCCCGTTTCAGAACCTCTTCCAGGCGGGCGGGCGACGGGAATATCTCACTGGCGGAGAATCTCCGCAGGTAAGGAAGAAATACTTCCTCGTTTTCCCAGAAGGCACCATCCTCGTATTTCGGCGCCAGGTCTTCCAGGGTTTTCAGGTGTCCAACTTCGTCCTGCGCCAGCCAGGTAAAAATTTCCTTGGCGAGGGGACTTTTTGCTTTGGCCGACATGGTGGAATAAAACCGATGTCCCTGTTTTTCTACTTCCATGGCAGCGCGAATGACTTCAAAACCGCTGTATTCTTCCAGTCCAGTCATCGATGGGTATCTCCTGTCTTTTTTTCAGACCTGTAGCATGGTGGCCGCAACCTGTCAACGGCCAAACAACCCCCGAATGGTATCTTCCAAAACCTTCTTACCGGCATCCTTGGCCGGATCGGATTCCCCTGCGGCGGGTTCGTCGCCTTTGAACAGTTTCTTCTCCAGCTGACGTTGCAGTTCCTGGGCGGCCTTTTCCTTGACCTGCTCTTTGGCCGCACTGGTATCAAGGCCAAAGCGGGGCTTGTCGAGAGTTCCCGCCAGCCGCAGAGGGACGAGCCCCCAACCGTCGGAATCAGTCAAAAATTGACTCACCTTGCCCTTGTTGTCCAGCTTCCGCGACAACTCGGGTGAAAGGCGCAGATCAAGAGACAGATCCAGGGAACCGTCCATCCCCAGGGCCCCCTTGGGGCTGAACCGCGCATTGCTTCCGGCAAAAGTGCTCTGAATCAACACCTTCCCTTTTTCGATAGCAAAACTGCCGGCCGACTCCCGCACATTGATTTCCCGGAGCTCCTCAAGGGACAGAAACTCGGCCAGGCCCTTCACCAGGGCACTGCCCGAAAGCTTGCCATCCTTGAAGAGAAAGTCACCTGAACCCGAGAGATTGCGTCGTATGTCGGCCAGAGAAACACCCTTGCCTTTCAGGATAAGATGGAGATCGAGGCCGCCTTGCACGGTGTCAGCCGATTTGGGCAGAAAAGCGCTGATCAAGGGATTCATCTGGGCACCTTGAACGCTAAAGGTCGAATCATACACCAGTCCTTTTTTACCGAGATCGACAACGGCCTTTTCCGTAAATGTCCCTCCGGCCACACTCCCCGTGAGGGTCTCCAGGGTAAAAATGTTATTTTCCAGGCGGTACTTGGCGACCATGTTCTCTATATTCATGCCACGATAGACTGTTTGTCCGATACGCGCCTCGCCGGAAACGACAAGAGGCAGATCGAAGGGGCCGATATCGCCAGCCTTTTCCTCGCTGGCTTTCCCGGTGGAAGACCCTGCTTCGGCGGCGGCAGCTCCTTGTGACCCTGCTCCCTGCAACAGAGGGTCAAGGTGCAGCCGGTCAGCCGTAAGGCTGTTTTCGATGCGAAGAGGCTTGCCAAAGAGGTTGGACACTTTCAGATTGATGGCCGCCGTGGTATCGCCCATCTTCAGTTCAAGCTGCTGCGCACTGATGGCATCCCCCTTGAGGGCCAGGCGACCGGTCAGCGCTGGCCGCAGGGAAGCCATACTGGCCTGAACCCCGGACAGGACAACTTCACCATCACGCAGCAATTTCAGGGGGTCATCCGCTGTCCCGGCAAGATTGATGCGGGCACTGATCTTGCCAGCGGGATCCAGATCACCAAGATCGGGGAGAAGTCCAGCCGGAGCGGCCCGCAAGGCGGAGCGGACATCCAGATCAGGCAATTCAACTGTCATGTCCAACTGGGGCACGGCTCCGTAGTTTGACACACGCCCCTGCATCCGTGCCACGATACCGTTTGCCGTCAGCGTGGTCGGCCTTATGTCCAGCGCCTTCTGGGTCAAGTTGATATCGAGGTCGTAATCAAGCAAGAGAGAGGCATCACGGACAGGAACATCCTTAAGAGCGTCCAGAAGGATATCGAGATCCGTGAGACTGACCTTTCCATGAGAGGAAAAACCCGCACTTCCACCTTTGACAGCAAGGTCAAGGGCGACCTGAAGAGCATCGAGACGCCCTGGCAGCTGTTGCCTGAAATAGGGGGTGAAGGGTGTGATATCGAGGGGTGAAAGTTTCAGGCTGGCCTCACCACTGGCCGTAGCCACATTGGTTTTGCCGGCCACGGCCAGAGTCGCCTCACCCAGTACAGCCTCAAGGGAGAAGGGGAAATCCTTATCCAATGAGATGTCCCGGGCAGAAACATTCAGGCCGCTCACCTTGTAGCGATACGGCGCTTCGCCACCGAAGCTGCGGTCGAGGAAAAGCACCTCGCCTCCATTCAGGACAACCCGGGAAATCAAAAGATCAATGCCGCCATCTTTGCCGTCCGATTCCCGACCCGGCGAGGATGGCATTTCTTCCGTTGAAGAATTCTTTGCGGCCATCAGGTCGCTGAAATTGAAAGATCCATCCTGCAGACGCTCGACGCGAATTCTGGGCTCTTCAAGGCGGACTTCATCAACCACTACCTTCATGAAGAGAAGCGGCCAGAAACGGTATCGCAAAACGAGTTTTTCAGCGGTGACGAAATATTCATCACCTTGAGCTTCGCCAATGCGAAGCTGGCTGAGGCTGATCCCTGAGAAGAGACTGACCTGGACCTCGCCCAACTCGACTTTGCGATTGAGAGATTTTTCGGCCAGCGGCAGGACCGTGTCTTTAACCCGTTCCGGGGTAATCAAAATCTTGGCAAGTACGCCAATTGAAATGCCGAGAGCCACCAACACAGCCAGAACTATCGCGGCAATCTTACCCACCTTTTTCATAGAATCCCCCGTAAATCGCCAAAAACCTCAGCATTCACTGTCCACCAACTCCCCGATCTTCAGCACAGCCTGCCATTCGTTGGCACGCACCGGCTGCACGGAAAGACGGTTACCTTTTTTAAGAACATCCATCCCCCGGAGCACCGGATGAGCCCGCAGATCGGTACGTGTCAGCGGGTGCGCGAGGGGGGCAACATAGTGCACGTCCACCATAAACCAGATGGGATTTTTTTCGCTCGCCCGTGGATCGAAGTGATCACTGCAAGGATCGAGCGCCGTATGGTCGGGATACCCTTCGCGAACGACCCTGGCGACTCCGACAATAGCGGGTTCTTTGATGTTGCTGTGGTAAAAAAGAACCCCATCACCCACCTTGATCTCATCACGCAGCAGATTCCGGGCCTGATAGTTACGCACGCCATCCCAGTGTTCGGTGCCGTCGGGACGATTTTTCAAATCAGCAAAGGAGAAACATTCCGGTTCCGATTTCATCAGCCAGTAACGTCTTGGCGGCATATCCCTATCCTCTTTCAAAACAGTTTAAGAATACCAGGAGCTTAGAGATTTTCAATACGCCTGGGCCTCATTTTGGCCAAAGGGGTGGAATTGCATTTTTACACGGGGTGCTTTATGATACGCGGCGTCAACACAGAAAGGAGACCATCATGCCAATTTTCGAGTACCAGTGCCAAACCTGCGGTCAGATTTTTGAAAAAATCCGTTCAACCTCTTCGGAGCATGAGAAATGTCCCAAGTGTGACGGTGTCGCTGTACGCAAGGTTTCCATTACCGCCGCCTCGTCTTCTTCGGCCCCATCCTCTTCTGCCGCCTGCGGCAGCGGCCGTTTCGGCTGAGCCTGATACGGCGGCGGAGTTTCCGCTGCACCTGAATCAAAAGGAGGATCCTCAGGGGATCCTCCTTTTTTTTCTCTGCCGGTTCTAGGCCCCCCGCACGAAGTTGGCGGCGGCGTTCATCAAACCATCCAGATCCTGCGGTGTCCCCGCTTCACCATAAACGCGAACGACTGGCTCCGTTCCGGATTTACGGAATAGCACCCAGGAACCATCGGAAAAGAGGAATTTGCAGCCATCGATGGTGATAACCTGTTCCACGGCTTTGCCAGCAAGCACCTTGGGTGGGTTTTTGAGTTTACCTGGCAGGGACTTTTCCAGCTCAGGGCTCAAATGGATATTCACCCGACGGGTATAAAACTCGCCAACACGCCGATAGAGATCCTGCAGGAGCTCAGAGAGGGATTTCCTTTCCACAGCCACCATTTCCGCCACCAGCAGACAGGCCAGAATGCCGTCCTTGTCGGGCACATGCCCACGGATAGTCAGGCCGGCGCTCTCCTCACCCCCGATGAGAATGCGATCATCACGGATAAACTCGCCAATGAACTTGAAACCGACGGGCGTTTCCAGCACTTCGAGGTGATGATGCCTGGCCACCGCATCAATGAAATGGGAGGTGGCCACGGAACGGGCGGCGGCCCCTTTCATCCCTTTTACGCGGACCAGGTAGTCCAGCAAAAGGGCCAGCACATAATTGGGCTCGATGAAAGTGCCATCGGCATCGACAATGCCATAGCGGTCGGCGTCGCCGTCCGTGGCTAGCCCCAGTCCGATATGCGCATTTTCACGAACCCTCTTGATGAAATCACCGATACTGCTGGCCGAAGGCTCGGGCGGCAGGCCGCCAAAATAGGGATCACGCTGATCATTCATGGTGACGACGTTGACACCAGCCTCCTGCAGCAGGGTGTCGAGATAGCCCCGTCCCGTCCCATAGAGGGGGTTGACGGCCAGCGTCATGCCGCTGCGGCCGATAGCCTCCAGATCGACCAGTTTTCGGATGGCGGCGAAATAATCGGCCCGGGGATCGATCTCTTCAATCAGCCCGGCGCGAAAAGCCTGGTCCAGGGGCATCTGACGGTAGCAGACCTCACCAAGCATCGCATTGGCCCGATCTTCAATATCCCTGGTCGTCTCAGGCAATGCCGGCCCTCCCCAAGCCGGGGAAAACTTCAGGCCGTTGTAGTCATAAGGGTTATGGCTGGCGGTAAAATTAATGCCGCCGGCAGCCGAGCGGCGCAGAATTTCAAAAGCGATAACGGGCGTCGGCGTGTCCCGATCGCACAGAAAGGTCTTGATGCCGGCACCGGCCAGCACGCGAGCCGTCTCTCTGGCGAACCGATCCCCCATGAAGCGGGCATCATAGCCCACGACCACCCCGTGGGAGCCGATCTTCTGGGCATTGAGATGATCGGCAATGGCCTGAGTCAACACACGCACATTCTCAAAGGTGAAGTCCTCGCAGAATATCCCCCGCCAACCGGAGGTACCGAAACTGATGCGGTTCATAGATGGGATCCTTCCTGTTATTTAATTTGATGACCAGTCAAAGCATAGCAGATTGCCATGAACTTGAAAGGCAGCGACTGCGCCTCACGACGACTCTTTCTCGCTCCACAGCCTGGGCGCCCGGTACCGTTGAAGGTCAGCCACATAGGGACAGTCAGCAGGAAGAATGCCCCTCTCGAAGATCTCGGCAGACAAAGGCACACAGCCGGGGCGAGCTTCGTGTCTGTGGCCATACACCGTGCAGAGGCGCGTCTTCAGGTCGAGAAACTCACAAGGCTCATCGGTATAGAAGATTTCCCCATCGTGATCGATCTTTTCATAACAGCAGCGACCACAGCGTTGGCAGACTGCTTCCCAGGATGTTTTGTCCTTCATTGGCACTTCTCCTCCCCGGCGGTGGCCAAGATTAGCCGAGACGCTGATCGAGGTCAACCGGGAAAGCATTTTGCCGTCGACCAGCTTTCGGAAAGGATGACCCGACAAACCTCAAAAAAGAGTCAGGCAGCCAATTTGTCGTTGACATAAATGGAAAAAAGCGTTAGAAACTCAGTTTCAGATCAGGAACAACAGCAAACCAAGGAGGCAACATCCATGCAGTGTCAAACTGTTCTTCCCGGTACCGAGTGTACCTTTTGGGCCAAAAAAGGCTGTAATTTTCAGGGCGGCTCCTGCCAGAACGTCGTCGAAGAGTGCCAGGGCTGTGAGCGCATCGTCAAGGGCTCCATCGGTGAAGTCTGTTCCGTGGCTCCCTCCCCCAAGCAGAAATGGGTCGGCGGCCTGTGCAATTTCGCCACGCACCGCAAAGTGGAGATTCAGAGCGTCGAGACCAAGATGAATCCCCTCAAGGCTTCGAAAAAGGCGGCGGGCAAAAAGAAATAACCGGTTTCACCCTTCGATTGTTTCCTCGGGCAGGCGCCTTCAAGCGCCTGCCTTTTTTTATGCTTTTTCAATGAAACAGGACGAAAAGCAGAGGGATCAGAAAGGCGGACACAAGGCCGTTGAGCCCTATGGCCAGGCCGGCCATGGCACCCCCCAATTGCCCAATCTCCAGCATCCGCGACGTGCCGATACCATGGGCAGCCGTCCCCACCGCCAGACCGATGGCGGCCTGATCCCGAATGCCAATCAGACGACAGAATTCCGGCCCGAAGACTGCCCCCAGGCAGCCGGTCAAGACCACCAGGGCGGCTGTAAGGGGAGCAATTCCACCAATTTTTTCCACAATACCGATGGCAATGGGAGTCGTTACCGACTTCGGTGCCAGCGACAGCACCACCTCCCTGCTTCCCCCCAGCAGCCAGGCAATGCCCGAGGCCGACACGGCCGAGGCAAGGGCACCGGCAAAGACACCGACGAGGATGGGTCCCTTTTTGGCCAGGATTTCGGCGCGACGCACATAGAGGGGTATCGCCAACGCTACAACGGCGGGCCCCAGCAGAAAGAGGATGATGCGCCCCCCCTCGGCATAGGCCTCATAGGAAATACCCGCCCCTTTCAGAAAAAGAATAATCGTCAGAATCGAGACCAGCACCGGATTGAGCAGCAGGTAGCCAGAGCGACGGTAAAGCCATTGCGCGATGGCAAAAAAGCCCAGAGTCACCATGATGCCGAACAGGGGGGTGACCACCAGCTCATTCCACATGCCGCCTCCCCTTTCTGGCGACGAGGGATTCCGTCCAGGCCGTAACGGCCATGACCACGAAAGTGCTGATGACGGTGGCTGCGACGATAGGCAGCCACTGCCTGGCGATGAGATCCAGATAGACCATCACCCCGACCCCGGCCGGCACAAACAGCAGAGCCAGGTGGGAAAGGAGCAGATCCGCAGCCTCCTGCACCCATTCCAGGCGCACGACACCCAGACCCAGCGCGGCAAGCAGCAGTCCCATTCCCAGCACATTGCCCGGGATAGGGATTTCCAGCCCCCGCGAAACGACTTCACCGACAAATTGCATGATCAGCAGAATAGACAGGCCCTTGACCACCGTATCCCTCCTCCTTGCCGCGGCAGTGCGCCTCTAGAGTTCTTCCTTGAGCCCGGCAATGACAGCGGCCACTTCCTCGCGAATATCCCGGGAGGATTCAGAGCGTTCATGCAGCAGAAACTCCTGGAAATACTGTATCGCCAAGCGGGTTTTCTCCTGATCGAGATAAAGATTTCCCAGGGTCAGGTACGCAAATGACAGCCCCGGATCTAGACGGACAGCTTCGCGACACTCCCTTTCGGCCGCCTCCAGATCATCCAGGTCATAGGCCATTTCACCAAGATTGAAATGAGCCTGGGCATCTTCCGGATCCAGTGCAACGGCTTTCTGGTAGCTCGCCAGCGCCTCGTCATTTTCGCCCCTGGCATAGAGGGTGTCGCCCAGGCAGTTGAGGGCGAAGACCGAGTCCGGCTCGACCTTCAGCGCCTTTCGATAGCACCGCTCCGCTTCTTCCATCTGCTCCAGATGAAAATGAACCAGACCAAGACTGACCAGGGCATCGGACTGGGCTGGGTCCTCCTCAAGAATACGCTCATAGGCGTGACGGGCCTTATCGTTCAACCCTTGTTCGAAGTAAAGGTCCCCCAAGGCGTAGAGCGCCTCCGTGTGAAGGGGATCCTCTTTCAGGATACGCTCATAAACCTCGAGAGCCTCCTTGATTTGACCATCCTCGGCCAAGGCCTCGCCCAGAAGTTCCTGAACCTCAAGGGAAGACGGTTCTTCCTGAAGAGCCTGCCGAAAAAGGCGAATGGCCTCCCGGAATTCTCCGACATCCATCGTTTCGCGTCCCTTGTTAAGCCATTGCTCGACATTTTTCACGGTGATTGCTCTCCTGACAAAAAAAGGTTTGTTTATTGACCAGACGGCAGAGCTTCGAGGGCCTCCAGCAAACCCCAGGGGCTGGTGGGCACACGGCACACGGAAACGCCCAGAGCCTCGGCAAGCTGCGGCAGGGTGAAATCGTCGAGAAAAACATCCTCGCCTTCTTTAAGCACCACATCGGGCACCATCAGACAGCGGCCAAGCTCTTTACCCATAAGTTGCGACACGACATCCCGTCCTGTCAGCAGCCCGGTAACGGTCACCTGCCCGCCGAAGAAATCGTTGCGGATGGCATAAACCCGGAGCTCGATACCGGTGCGCCGAGCCAGGCCCTGGGCAAAAGTCTCAATTTCCCGAAAGGCCGATTCGCCGGTAATGACCGACACGGTCCCCGAGCCGAGGGCACCCGCTTCCGCCAGGGCATCTGCCGCTTCAAGGCGAAAGAGCGGGATGAGGCCGACGCCATTTTCCACCTGGGCCAGATCCTCATAGTCTTCAAGAGGAGGAAAATCCGTGCCTGCCTTAAGGTAAAACTCATCGGCGGCATAAACAAAACGTGAACCGCTCTCGGCCAGAAATTCCTGCTGAAATTCGTGAACCCGGGCCAGAAGCTCG
Protein-coding regions in this window:
- a CDS encoding tetratricopeptide repeat protein, with product MKNVEQWLNKGRETMDVGEFREAIRLFRQALQEEPSSLEVQELLGEALAEDGQIKEALEVYERILKEDPLHTEALYALGDLYFEQGLNDKARHAYERILEEDPAQSDALVSLGLVHFHLEQMEEAERCYRKALKVEPDSVFALNCLGDTLYARGENDEALASYQKAVALDPEDAQAHFNLGEMAYDLDDLEAAERECREAVRLDPGLSFAYLTLGNLYLDQEKTRLAIQYFQEFLLHERSESSRDIREEVAAVIAGLKEEL